The Ostrea edulis chromosome 1, xbOstEdul1.1, whole genome shotgun sequence genomic sequence TTTGCACACTTAATAAAGGATTAAGAAATGTGTTTTTGGTTGTTGCAGCTAAACCCCATCATTCCACAGTCCACAGCTTCGTCAATGAGTCCAGATTCCCAGACTGGTATAATAGGCAGCAGCACAGCGTCGTCCCCATACAATGATGTGAGTATattatacatacagtacactcCATTAATGTGAGTACattatacatacagtacactcCATGAATGTGAGTACattatacatacagtacactcCATGAATGTGAGTACattatacatacagtacactcCATGAATGTGAGTACattatacatacagtacactcCATGAATGTGAGTACattatacatacagtacactcCATGAATGTGAGTACattatacatacagtacactcCATTAATGTGAGTACattatacatacagtacactcCATGAATGTGAGCACATTATACATACTGTACACTCCATTAATGTGAGTACATTATACATACTCCATTAATGTGAGTACATTATACATACTGTACACTCCATTAATGTGAGTACATTATACATACTGTACACTCCATTAATGTGAGTACATTATATGTACTGTACACTCCAATGTGAGTACATTATATGTATTGTACTCTCCAATGTGAGTACATTTTACGTACTGTACATTTTACATACTGTACTCTACATTTATGTGAGTACATTATACGTACTGTACACTCCATTAGTGTGAGTACATTTTACTTACTGTACACTCCATTAATGTGAGTACATTATACATACTGTACATTATACATACTGTACATTATACATACTGTACATTATACATACTGTACATTCCTTTGGTGTCTTGTAACACAACTAACAGATATAAAGATGTAAGGAATTTGGGATCACTTTACATTTTGGTCCGTGATTATGAATATTGAAGTGCAAAATCGGTCTCAAGTCAGATATCAAGTAAATTCACCGTGTTCACAATGTATGCATGAAAGACTGTGACATTTACAAGCTACTTTAAATCATCAGAGAAACGTTACTTTAAATTACATAATGGACAAAAGTGAAagtaagaaaatgaaatctaaatatcaaatacaagAATGCATAAATCATGTTTTGGAAGTGTCACCTGAGTTCAGAATTTGACAGCCAGATTTAACCATTTCTTCTAGATTCTGTGTACATAGTTCACTCTACATGCCAATGATGCCAAGCCCTTCCATCAGACCCCTGTTTATCTAATTGACAATGAGATATTCAATTTTGTTTGATTACATTCAATCAATGCTGCATAAACAGATCAAGTTAATTACAGTGTTTGACTCcctatataaacatgtactggACTGTAGAATTTTTTAGTACTATCAGTGTTCCATATACAAGTAAGCTTATATTTAGTATGATGAGAATGAAAGAGTGAGATATAAAGAACATTAATGACTGTTTTAAGATTACAGAAAAATCTTCAGTGTATTATAATGAAATGAAGGTGTGATTATGAAGTATGTGATAtggttaattacatgtaatttagcaGTTTATGTTTTGAGATTTATTGatgaattaatattttcatttcagacCATTACATCACCGCCGCCATATTCGCCCCACACAAGCATGACATCACCCATACCCACTGTACCATCAAAGTAAGTACATACGAAATAATGTCTGGGTGGTTTATGAGTAAACTTTACATAAAACAACTCTGAGTTTAAACTTCtttgttttgattgaaatttcaGTACCATAAATTAAAAAGGGGGACTTGTGATAAGATCAGGGTATAACAGTTTATTGTAGGATCATCAtttatttttctgaaatatGTACAAAGAAACTCTGCAAAGAATCACTGGAATGGAATTCTAACTAATTTGGCCTGATCTGTGTTGAATTGTAACGGTACGATTATTTCTTTAAAGCCTTCATTTAAATCCCTAGCGacatgaacaaacttgaaaccgCTTCAAAATATCTAATGTCAACATTGTGCTTGATCAACAAAGTGTGTCATATTTAAATTGCTGTTGAAGGCTCTTAGGGGAATGAGTTgtgtatgattttaaaaaaaaaagctcataaaaaaaaccactttgaaaaaaaaaggttttaagTATTAAAAATTTATAAACTACTGAAAGTAAAGGAGATTGGAATTCTGgagaaaaatcaatttttttgttCAAGTTAATAATTTACATACTGAATGCTACAGGTACGAACCACCATGAAAGTCGATAGGCggaatcaataaattctttttgtTGTACAGAAAGTTTGAAAATTCAGTGAAAAGTATTGGAATATTGGTAATGGGGTCAATACTTTCTTTTCAGAATAATAtcaaaaaatccattttctCCCCATGGCACAGGATAATATTGATTTTAGTTGCTTTTAACATCCAAAATGTTTATATTGTGGGAGAGAATAACAAACATTCAGTTATATTTACATCTCAAGAGTTATTAATTCAGAAATCCATTTGTGTTAGTGATGTAAATCAaggttattatatatatttacattgtctTTGCAGCACTGACTATGCAGGGGATTCTGGATTCCAGATAAGTTTTTCACAACCATCGAAAGAGACCAAATCAACCACATGGACGGTATGAAGAAACACTAATGATTTTCAATAATTGATTAGTCAAATAATTGTTtcatatgtatattttataaaaaaaaaaaaaaaaaaaaaaaaaaaaaaaaaggggggggggggattgtcaAATAAACTCAAGTTGAATTATGTCTTTATTATAAGCTGGCACTGTATGTTACTCCCGACTTTTTTTTTCTGTAGTACTCCGAATCATTGAAAAAGCTCTATGTGAGAATGGCCACAACTTGCCCGGTCAGATTCAAGACACAGAGGCAGCCACCAGCAGGATGTATTATTAGGGCTATGCCCATATTCATGAAACCAGAACATGTTCAGGAACCTGTCAAACGTTGCCCTAACCATGCAACATCcaaagaaaataatgaaagtaaGAAGCAATTCTTTTTTTAGCAGTAAAATTCATTGAATCTATGAAGAGTTAAGGCCCTTATTTTTATTTGGGTTTGATGACGTAGAGGATGTGTATAGTGTTGGTTATCTTGCTACTGTGTGGATTAAAGTACTTACAAGCTCTAATCCTTTATGGATGTGGACTGATAACCAGTCGTGATGTCtctgaaagtttgaaatttaatcaGTGCTGTACACAGACAACTACTATCTAAATTTACCATATTGTCATAAGAGAAAAATAGCTGATGAAGAAGTACAGTTAGTGAAgtaatcatttaatgatgtgGATTTAACATAAGTTTgtctgattttcaaaaaaaaatatcaaatttaattgcTACATTCTATTTATAGATCATCCTGCCCCTACACATTTGGTGAGATGTGAGCATAAACTAGCCAAGTATACCGAAGATTCCTACACGTCTCGCCAGAGTGTGATCATACCCCACGAGCAGCCACAGGCTGGATCTGAATGGGTCACCAACCTGTTCCAGTTCATGTGTCTGGGGTCCTGTGTGGGAGGCCCTAACAGACGACCCATCCAGATTGTTTTCACTTTGGAACGAGAGTATGTATGATGGAGTCCATTCAATTTTGTATGTAATAcaagtgaatgaagtgaaaATAGAAAGTACAAATTAAATATGATGGCAAAGTAAAGTCGTTGGTTTTTGAAAtgctgaattattttttttaacactgTAATTTCCATTTCAGTAATCAAGTACTGGGAAGACGTGCTGTGGAGGTGAGAATCTGTGCATGTCCTGGTCGAGATCGCAAAGCAGACGAGAAGGCTTCCCTCCCACCAGCCAAGCAATCCCCCAAGAAGGGTAAGTGTTTAATGTCATGCTGTCAAACATCTTATACACCCGTCTTAAACGGGTCATATTAGGGTACGGAACAGTCGTTTGACAGTGTCTTTTGGGTTGACTAGGATCGTCAGACTTGGTTAACATGTTCTCAGTAATTTGAAGAAGCAGCCaattttttcaaggtcaaacttcagTGTGCAATTTTATAGGCACAAAACACCATAGAAGGGAAGGATAATAGAACTTGATACAATAGACAGGTTGTCCTATGAATGAAATGGAGCAGTGTTTCTGTGTGTTTGTGTATTCATCAACATCTTGTGGAAAGCAGTGTttctgtgtgtttgtctgtgtattCATCAACATCTTGTGGGAAGCAGTGTTTCTGTGTGTTTGTGTATTCATCAACATCTTGTGGGAAGGATAAAAAGAATACTAATAAGCCTACAAATATCAAACCTGGTCTCCATACAGGGAGGAAGAAGTCTGCTATCTCTCAAGATCAAGGGTTAAGGTCATGCTTTCTTAGGTAATCATGAATGGAAATCGTACTGACACAGGTAGGATCATCAAATCTTTACATGTTCCGCATGGTGTTTGTGCCAAGTAATAAGTTTGTTCTCAAGTTATGCTTCATTAGAGTtgaaattttattgaatttgatATCTTAGAACTAACATTTGATTGATACTCTCCAGTATCAAAATGGGTTAAAAGATCACTCTGAgcttattgtttttaaaaattgaaaaatggtTCATCTGGAAAGTAATCCTTTCTTTGATTACATTACAAAATACATTTCACGGGTATATTTAGGGCCCTGCCACGTGGTGGGTGCCCTGTAGTAATCAGTGCTTTCTATGGCATGTGACAtctggaaaattttcaattattttatacacGACACTTTGGATTAGGCAAAGGAAGATCcatttgattttcagatttcatCAGCTTTGTCTTtacagagttatgggactttgaatttttttgatattgatagaTAATAGACTTCAAGGGTAATACTCAGATTCCtatattaatcactgtttgtttccTTGGGAATTTTGGTAAATTTTATGCATAATACTTGGATTAGACAGGAATACCTGTTTCGATTTTAAGATTTTTGGCAGAATTTTTTCGGACTCATCAGTTTCCTAGTTTGCTCTTGTACTTGTTCTATTCTTGAtggaaggtttttttttttagcttgcCAGGTCGGGACAAATGTCTTGAGAGCTGTTGTCATGACCCCATTGTTGTTGTTGGCATCACACTTTAAGGGGAAAACTTGTAAAATTGGCAAAATCTTTTAAACCAAGAGggtctttgatatttcacatatatagATTCTTCATTACTATGCCTTTCTTTGGTACCAAGATTTTTGACCTAGTGACATTGAACATCCTTTTCAAAAGATTAACGTTGGTCATGTCTTTTGAACCACAAGGGATAGGGTAAATAGATTCATGCTTCTTGACAAGATCTTTTGACAACTTTTGCATGATAAGTATATTAATTACATGTGTGTTCTGTTGCAGTTGGGAGCAAGATTTCATATGGTACAGAAATAACCACTATATTGCCAGGGAAGAAGCGCAAATTAGAGGATGGGGGAGATGAATCATACACTTTAACCGTGAGTAGAATAAAATTTGGGAGGGGAGGGGTACTATGTACTGCTGGATCAGATTTTGGTCTCTATGAAGTGATATATAACACTCCAAACATATTGTAGGTTCGAGGAaaagaaaactttgaaattctCAGCAAATTGCGAGATTCATTGGAACTGGCTTCCATGGTTCCACAGAACCAGGTTGACCGCTACAAGCAGCAACAGATCGACGTTAACCGACAGTAAGTGTGGTCTAGTTAATGATCAGTCCTCACACAGGCAGTAGTGGGCCGAGGTTTGATGACTGAATGAGTTTCATGTTAGTATTACCTGTATGCTTTCATCAAGTAACACATATCCTTTCATGCTTATgttcaaaatatattgtaatatgtCAAGAAACAAGTATCTATTTAAATACTTTTCATGAAAGGAGTGTTGATTGAAGACTGCATTCGAGTAATGAAAAAATTGGTTTACAAGTCTCCTCTcgaataattttctttaaattctttttGCTGGTAATGAATGACAcagtaattttaattaaaattgaaTGACTTGAAAACTAATTATCTTTTTTGCTTCTACCAATCCATATTTGATGTCAAGCTAAATAACATGAGTaatgtttcttttaaaaatttatgatTGAGTATGGATTGGTACTCATTTACATACCGTACAAGTATGCTGAGCGAGTGAAAGAGGTGTGGGTGGCCGCTAAATGAACAAGAGGGATTGACATGTGAAAAGGTACACAAAGCAAAGCCAAAATCTTTGTGTACCTTTTATTCAGAAAATTTTGTCCACAAACTCCTTTCCTTTAAATTTTCTGGTATCCAGAACATTCCATTGAAAGGATTTTCCACTTCACGTTCCCACTAACCCGAGGTTATTGCATGAGCACTTCTTTCCTACTGACCACAAAGACCTGTTCAACACTGTGTTTTGACCAGGACTTTGTTCGATTGTAACTAGAGATGGTAAGCTGTAAATTGGTATTTTTTCAGGCCTTCAATAGAGCAAGATAATCGTACATCAACAATAGAATATGAGAATAGTGACTTTATCGCGAATTGTTTGGAACCCGAAATAAACTTTCCCTCAGTATTCAATGGCAGCCACCTCAACCTGAAGCAGGAGTTCAGCTTCACAAGCCAGTTTATGTACTCAGAAGTTGAAACGTAGAAGATAGAGACTTAGTTGACCCTGTAGACTTTTGCGCTGATCTTGCCTGACTTGTTGTAGGTGGCTGTCTGTAGTTCTGGCCCGCGAAAGCAAAAATAAACTGATGAAGAGAAAATCCAAGCCAGGCAAAGTCCTCAAACGACCCGTGTAGTAAGACCACACATACCCATGTATTAAGACATGTACCACAGTGATTGAGCCAAACCCGGATGTTACATTCTGGAACAAGTCATCTCTATGACCGGATATGAGCACATCTTGTGCAGATGCTACAGATGGTCCACAGGGCCACAGACTTTCAACGTGCCCAGAGATGTCATTTTTTCCCATACTTTCTTAAAGTCAAGTTTTCAATCTCTCCACAAAATTTTCTCCCATGTCATTTTTCATCatcagaaaaattaaatttgcTGGAGACTCTCTCCATTTATAATGTGTTCATATTTATGCAATTTAGACATTGCTTTATGTTTATATGAAGATGTATATCTATGTTTTTTATGAGTTGTATATAGGGCTTTTTAGATAGGCCTATGAATTAGATCTGGAATTCAGTTATAGTACTCCAGaattaatttaatttatttattgttttgtaAAGAAAGGTTTTGTTATTTGTAGtaattacatttatttgtaataatTACCTCCGTCCTTTATTATTAGTGCTGATGAAATATTCTCACTGataataattttgtaaataatttatgattaaatgTTTCATTGTTATCTTGTATAACCATTGGATTTCCTCTTTGAAAACAGATGAGATTCAAATTTTAGAACCATACATATTCAATTTACAAAAATCTGCCAGTAAGGAATAAAAGGTGACTATggaatattatatattttgtatatgaaataaatatacttaaaagaaaaagtttgttGTGTATGATGAGGTTTTTCTCCCTTTGTCTGAAATGGACATTTAAAAGGAATATGATCTAGGAAGAAGTGCAATTGGGAAGTGAGTGGAAAATGCTACACTAAAAACTTTGATAGGAATATACTTATTGTAAACAATACTAGTTGCAATCTCCAGATATCGTTAGACACTTTAACATGTCTTCATTTTATGATTGAATGATTCTAAGCTTTCTGATTGGCAGAGATccaacaaattaaaaatattattgaacatttaaatgTTCACCCTTGCATGCCTGTGAGGTGAATATAGCATTTGAGTTTTTCAACATCGGaccaaaaatgaattcaaattactttcagttttaatgttttaaactcATGTAGTAGACatttaatcattttcaaatagATCTTGCACTTTAGCtgttaaaaaaattcatatactAAAACACATTGCTTGCATTTTCATGGTCAATACCATGCTTTACCTACTGTCACCTAGCCGTCTAGGTTCATTGAATATTGTACTAGTTCTAAACAGTGAATATTGAACTTTTCACGGACATGTAGCTAAAACATCATATTGACCTCAGAATTTTCATAGTCGTAAAAAGTTTGAACTGGGAGATATATGAAGTAGAAGTGCTTCCTGGGGTCTATTTTGTAAATTGTTGAAGCAGAATGCAAAAATTACCCCATGCTTTGACTTTTAACCCACTACCTACACATTTAGTCAGGTATGTTTGTATtaagaaataatttcatttttgaaaaacatgaGAGCATGCACTGTTGGGCTTTACACGTTAGCGCTTCATGTACTGGTAAGAAGCATTACTATTCATgccctcatatattttcaaaagcgaaatcaatttttcatacttgcattttactttgatatatatagaatatatactttaatttttatatagaatatttcCAGTGGTTAAAAGGTCTATATTTTTATCAAGATTactacgcacattgttcacattcatgaggaaatggctgttATTTAAATGTAGTAAATAActtctccttatgagtgaaaaattctcgagagggatgtgaaacaatatacagtcaatcaaaTGGTagagatatcgaaggcaaaaacattggaaatgtaaagaaaaggtgcttttatcaagaaatgaaatacattgtattatatGTAAGGGTGCAGGTCTGTTTCTATGCATTATTGAGGAACAGTAATTCACAGAACAGATGCATGacaactacatatacatgtcttCATGAGTGCATTATTGAGATGCATGCCAACTAAATATATGTCTACATGAAATGTTCAGAGAAAGTTCTGAAATTGTTGTTTGTTGTGCAATGAGTTCGATTCCAGAGTTTACAAGTACTAATAAGGTAAATGAGTCATAGAATGTCTTGTTTGGATTAGAGTGATGTTGCAGGTCCGTTATTGTAGAACATTGTTTGGATTGGAATGATGTCGCAGGTCCGTTATTGTAGAACATTGGATTAGAGTGATGTCGCCGGTCTGTTGTAGAACATTGTTTGGATTAGAATGATGTCGCAGGTCCGTTATTGTAGAACATTGTTTGGATTAGAGTGATGTCGCAGGTCCGTTATTGTAGAACATTGTTCGGATTAGAGTGATGTCGCAGGTCCGTTATTGTAGAACATTGTTCGGATTAGAGTGATGTCGCAGGTCCGTTATTGTAGAACATTGTTTGGATTAGAGTGATGTCGCAGGTCTGTTATTGTAGAACATTGTTTGGATTAGAGTGATGTCTCAGGTCCGTTATTGTAGAACATTGTTTGGAAGCATTCGATACTTATCTTTTGGTGACTCTTACAACTAGGGAGAAAAATTTTCCCAAACAAAATGCTTAAAATAGAAATGCATTAATATGAAAGAGAAAACAAAGCAATTAGCATGAGTAGGAAAATGAGATAAAAGTTTGAATACGCTGTGCTACACTGTCGTAGTAATTGGAAAAGGGGATGTTTTATGTGACAGGTAGTATCATAGGATGGTAATTAATATCGGCAAATGTATTGATACTCGGAAGTGCTAGAATAAAGTGGAAGTACAGGTGAAATGTGTCTTGAGAACAGCTATTTATTATAGCTATGGCAGGTTAGTGGTTGAATATTTCTGTGTAAGAAAATGCAGTGTAGACTACATTTATTTTGAATCCAAGAAACTAATTTGCAAATGCATTCCGACTGACTGAATAATTTTGCTGTGGTGTGTAACAGAAAACTAAGATAAACTGAACAAGTAGATCAGTTGAAGATTTACTTGAATTTTGGAAAGGGTGATAGTGGAGGCATTgtcagaaaagaaaaaatattgttataaaaaaatgaaatacatgtatttgcagtaATACTTCTTGGTGTAGACttgactgaaaatagattgaTTGTTGTGCGTATATCATAGAACATGTGCCAAGACGGTGAAACCCTGATATTCATTGTAGTTTTGATACCCACGTCATAAAGTGTTTGAAATTTAGAGattgatatttataaatattgacatttccaatgtttttgcctttgatatctctacaaattgtaataacaatttcctcatgaatgtgctgtAGTCCGCAGCAGTTGTAAACACTCCATGCATGGTTGATAGTGCTTCATGGAGTATGCCAGCATGAAGTATTGCAATTTATACCCTCAtataatttataatttaaaaaatccttaAATGTAAAGGGATTACATATCCTATTACTAATCAATCTGATATATCAAGACTCAAAAGGCACAAATTAGTTACAGGCTTGGGAAGCTGACATGCAATAACAGGGAGGGGGATTCAGTATAGAaagttaattttaaaatatctggTTTAGAAGAGCTTTGAATGTATAATATACAGGATCATTCAGTATTTGATATCATTGTCCTTTATAACACAACACATTAACCGTCTTGTTTGTGCCAACAAGGATGAATGAAAGGTtgtgaaagtaaaatgtatCCATGTTATATGGTAACTTTTGGCTTTCAGGTCCACGGTAATGGCTGTTCCAAGTCGCGATACAGAAGTGGTTGTGCAGACAGAGACTAGACAGGCTTCCCTCCCTTTTACTCCGGAGGTAGCCAATCAGGTTCAGGTGTCATCCTCACAAAATGGTGCTGTCCAGGTGATCCCCATAGAGAATGGGGATGCCCAGATTAAAGAGGAACTGTTGAATGGCACAGACAGCAGCATTGCAAGGTAAGGTTCAGATTGATGCTTGTTTCAGCATTAATAAGAACACGGAT encodes the following:
- the LOC125663265 gene encoding tumor protein 63-like isoform X1, which produces MMPSHIPEIPHIPQVPIWSARQPNLPQPQRMLPSMPMPRSHMEAAAMTYNPGCRFGKYNISKIPSQMSQSTTIGPPLSQETFDYLWNSLEECTDHGNYTQIQHRDLGYNYEENEDEDTTSLQIERFQIKSNQDSITDLLNPIIPQSTASSMSPDSQTGIIGSSTASSPYNDTITSPPPYSPHTSMTSPIPTVPSNTDYAGDSGFQISFSQPSKETKSTTWTYSESLKKLYVRMATTCPVRFKTQRQPPAGCIIRAMPIFMKPEHVQEPVKRCPNHATSKENNENHPAPTHLVRCEHKLAKYTEDSYTSRQSVIIPHEQPQAGSEWVTNLFQFMCLGSCVGGPNRRPIQIVFTLERDNQVLGRRAVEVRICACPGRDRKADEKASLPPAKQSPKKVGSKISYGTEITTILPGKKRKLEDGGDESYTLTVRGKENFEILSKLRDSLELASMVPQNQVDRYKQQQIDVNRQSTVMAVPSRDTEVVVQTETRQASLPFTPEVANQVQVSSSQNGAVQVIPIENGDAQIKEELLNGTDSSIASWLTSMGLSAYIDNFHQQNLITMSQLEDYTLEDLQKMKIGTAHRNKIWKGLVEYKNTVNCLIPESLQHESSTASVVSLNSQSSISQSSNYCPGYYEVTRYTFKHTVSLTRETKRPRTDD
- the LOC125663265 gene encoding cellular tumor antigen p53-like isoform X4, giving the protein MMPSHIPEIPHIPQVPIWSARQPNLPQPQRMLPSMPMPRSHMEAAAMTYNPGCRFGKYNISKIPSQMSQSTTIGPPLSQETFDYLWNSLEECTDHGNYTQIQHRDLGYNYEENEDEDTTSLQIERFQIKSNQDSITDLLNPIIPQSTASSMSPDSQTGIIGSSTASSPYNDTITSPPPYSPHTSMTSPIPTVPSNTDYAGDSGFQISFSQPSKETKSTTWTYSESLKKLYVRMATTCPVRFKTQRQPPAGCIIRAMPIFMKPEHVQEPVKRCPNHATSKENNENHPAPTHLVRCEHKLAKYTEDSYTSRQSVIIPHEQPQAGSEWVTNLFQFMCLGSCVGGPNRRPIQIVFTLERDNQVLGRRAVEVRICACPGRDRKADEKASLPPAKQSPKKVGSKISYGTEITTILPGKKRKLEDGGDESYTLTVRGKENFEILSKLRDSLELASMVPQNQVDRYKQQQIDVNRQPSIEQDNRTSTIEYENSDFIANCLEPEINFPSVFNGSHLNLKQEFSFTSQFMYSEVET
- the LOC125663265 gene encoding cellular tumor antigen p53-like isoform X2, with the translated sequence MSQSTTIGPPLSQETFDYLWNSLEECTDHGNYTQIQHRDLGYNYEENEDEDTTSLQIERFQIKSNQDSITDLLNPIIPQSTASSMSPDSQTGIIGSSTASSPYNDTITSPPPYSPHTSMTSPIPTVPSNTDYAGDSGFQISFSQPSKETKSTTWTYSESLKKLYVRMATTCPVRFKTQRQPPAGCIIRAMPIFMKPEHVQEPVKRCPNHATSKENNENHPAPTHLVRCEHKLAKYTEDSYTSRQSVIIPHEQPQAGSEWVTNLFQFMCLGSCVGGPNRRPIQIVFTLERDNQVLGRRAVEVRICACPGRDRKADEKASLPPAKQSPKKVGSKISYGTEITTILPGKKRKLEDGGDESYTLTVRGKENFEILSKLRDSLELASMVPQNQVDRYKQQQIDVNRQSTVMAVPSRDTEVVVQTETRQASLPFTPEVANQVQVSSSQNGAVQVIPIENGDAQIKEELLNGTDSSIASWLTSMGLSAYIDNFHQQNLITMSQLEDYTLEDLQKMKIGTAHRNKIWKGLVEYKNTVNCLIPESLQHESSTASVVSLNSQSSISQSSNYCPGYYEVTRYTFKHTVSLTRETKRPRTDD
- the LOC125663265 gene encoding cellular tumor antigen p53-like isoform X3, translating into MIKFERTGFTTYRLNPIIPQSTASSMSPDSQTGIIGSSTASSPYNDTITSPPPYSPHTSMTSPIPTVPSNTDYAGDSGFQISFSQPSKETKSTTWTYSESLKKLYVRMATTCPVRFKTQRQPPAGCIIRAMPIFMKPEHVQEPVKRCPNHATSKENNENHPAPTHLVRCEHKLAKYTEDSYTSRQSVIIPHEQPQAGSEWVTNLFQFMCLGSCVGGPNRRPIQIVFTLERDNQVLGRRAVEVRICACPGRDRKADEKASLPPAKQSPKKVGSKISYGTEITTILPGKKRKLEDGGDESYTLTVRGKENFEILSKLRDSLELASMVPQNQVDRYKQQQIDVNRQSTVMAVPSRDTEVVVQTETRQASLPFTPEVANQVQVSSSQNGAVQVIPIENGDAQIKEELLNGTDSSIASWLTSMGLSAYIDNFHQQNLITMSQLEDYTLEDLQKMKIGTAHRNKIWKGLVEYKNTVNCLIPESLQHESSTASVVSLNSQSSISQSSNYCPGYYEVTRYTFKHTVSLTRETKRPRTDD